The following proteins are encoded in a genomic region of Cryptomeria japonica chromosome 11, Sugi_1.0, whole genome shotgun sequence:
- the LOC131063158 gene encoding NDR1/HIN1-like protein 1 codes for MAEETPKEAVAEQPKPDPEAAAAPAAATQPKSYLGGRRMGRASMFSAFLVTLVVALGIITLVVWLIYRPHRPRAYVDSAAIYDLNVTDGSVTSNMQFSVLFQNPNRRWTIRYDSLLAFVVYRDQLITMATPLPSLYQDHRTVLPVFVSVAGSFLPVYPQVAVGLLADEAYGLVELRLELRGRLRWRASLWKSAHYHLHVRCDLLVGMKNRVNGQVPLYRGQRCHVDI; via the coding sequence ATGGCGGAAGAAACCCCAAAAGAAGCGGTGGCTGAGCAGCCAAAGCCAGATCCTGAAGCGGCGGCGGCGCCAGCCGCCGCAACACAGCCGAAATCTTATCTGGGTGGGCGGCGCATGGGCAGGGCGAGCATGTTTTCAGCCTTTCTGGTAACACTAGTGGTGGCGCTGGGCATTATAACGCTGGTGGTGTGGCTGATCTACCGCCCACATAGACCTCGGGCATATGTAGACAGTGCCGCCATTTATGACCTCAATGTGACCGACGGCTCCGTCACCTCCAATATGCAGTTCAGTGTTCTGTTTCAGAATCCCAATCGCCGCTGGACCATCCGCTACGACAGCCTTTTGGCTTTTGTGGTTTACAGAGACCAGCTCATCACCATGGCCACTCCTTTGCCCAGTCTTTACCAGGACCATAGGACCGTGCTCCCCGTTTTTGTCTCTGTGGCGGGGAGCTTTTTGCCTGTTTATCCTCAAGTAGCGGTGGGTCTTTTGGCGGATGAAGCCTACGGCCTTGTGGAGCTTAGGTTGGAATTGAGGGGGCGCTTAAGGTGGAGGGCTTCTCTGTGGAAGTCGGCGCATTATCATCTCCATGTGAGGTGTGATCTTCTGGTGGGCATGAAGAACAGAGTCAATGGGCAAGTGCCGCTCTATCGTGGGCAGAGGTGTCATGTCGATATCTGA